Genomic DNA from Cloeon dipterum chromosome 3, ieCloDipt1.1, whole genome shotgun sequence:
CAGCACGGTTTGTGATTTAATACTCACTTCAAGCAAATCGTCGAGAAACGAGCAAGCCAACACATCTTGGATTCTGATGCGTCCTGTTCGCAATGGAtccaggaagaagaaaaatttcctcacCGCTGTGCACACGTAAAAAGAATGGAAAGATTTCTCAAGGCCATCAAGCTGTGGAAGAGTTGGCAGCAATTCCAGAATATAGTTTTCCAGatccttaaattttttatttataattaacaataatttttactcaaaaaataaatatattcgtACTGATTCCCGGAGGTATCCTTGGCCAGTAATGTCATACAAGGAAAGCCCTATTCTGGTTTGTTGCAGCCAAACCTTTCTCATCACGTAGTTGAATAAAGCCATAATAGACACTCTGCCATATGGATCTTTTGTCTGCAGCTTGGCGAAAACTGAGGGTTTGAAGTAAGCACTAATTTTTCCTAACTtagtaaattttctaaattattagaAGCAAAAATCGTACCTGCTTTTTGGACCTACTAGCTCAGCCACTGTGAGGAAGTCTTTGTAGTTTATCATCTGTTCATCTCCAACAAGGGGTGGCGTGTGGTGTTTGTCTAATAGCACCCATAGCGCCTGGACAGTTTGTTTCAATTCAAGATTATTCATCATAAAatcctattaaaaataatttacacacCTTAAGCTCATTATTATCTAGTAACTGACGACTTTTCCTCTGCAAAAACATTGCACGTGATTCCTCACGTAATTTTTGAGCAATCAAGGAATCATCCTGAGGGAGCTGTGGAAAgacaaattattgaattttgttacttaaattgtcaaaataaaattatatacgTATCATATTATGATACAtactttgcaataaaattgtggAATGCTTAGATAGGACGAATCGACTGGACTGTTACTGCTCTCCAACATTTGTAAGAAAAGTTTGTTCTcgtgtttcaaaaaattggagTCCTGCTGACCAAGAAGCTCCTTTTTCTTGCGCAGTCTTCTCAAGTTTTGCTTCAGAAGTTCTTTTAAATCCATCTCTCAGACAGCTCCTGGACAGCACTTTTCtctaaattattaatctgACAATTTGTGACCTGTGACAATATTTTGACTGGACAATTAATGCCGAAAGTTGATGATTTGAAATGACCTACAGCTCCCGGCGGTGCTAAATAATCTTACTGGTTCCGAGTGTTTTGATTTCGTCTGTTTCGTTTGTTTACATGAATTTCAGTGTAGCCAACATTTCCACATCATACTTTAGCGCCGTTTGCTACAAAAATTCACCCCAAATCCTCATTGGCTGATTTTACTCGGATAGAACAAAATACCATCATCCGATTGGTTGCAACTCGTGGTTTTTGTGACGCATGGGACATACGTCACAACTTTCCCAGATCTGTCGTACAAGATGGCTTCACCAAATAACACAGGACAGGCCTCGGAGCCTGCAATGGATCGTCTGAAACAGCTTTACCCGATGGTAAATGAAGAAGAGACACCCCTGCCACGTTGCTGGAGTCCCAAAGATAAATATAACTACATCGGACTGTCGCAAAACAACCTCAGGGTCCACTACAAGGGTGAGTTGCGAGCAACCTCATTTCAATGACTCTTGCTTTTTCACTCCATTCGTCGCATTTTAGTCATAGTTTACGCACATTCCAGCTTAGACAAAATTTGACTCTGATCCAAATCTATCCCTAGAATTCCTCCCTAtgccatttttctttatttcgaTGCCCGTCAGCGATAAGATAATCGTGGAGCGATATTTCCAATGACTCCAGTTCTCGTGTTGCTAAGGCAGGGTGGTTGATTGTTTCCATTGcgcaaatgtttatttttatctcttgatTGAGCCTAGGCATTTAATATATTGCTCGAGAAGAGTGGAAAATGTAACGCAGAAGAGCATAGCTTAATGCGTcgcgtttatttaatttcttttggaaAATCTAAATTGTTTGAGGGAAGATTTTAAGACGCATATCAGCTGATGTGTGTGACGTCATTGGTGTCATTGGCATCAGGACAGAAACACTGGGTGCTGCAGTTTTACGATGCAGTTTTGAAACACAATGCTAATTATTGCAATATCTTGTTGCAGGTCATGGAAAGACACACAAAGATGCCGCAAGTGTCAGAGCCACTCACCCAATACCTGCTGCCTGTGGCCTCTATTACTTTGAGGTGAAGATTGTGAGCAAAGGCAGGGATGGGTGagctattttctttttattataattaattgtaagctcgtgtttattttattaatttgcagttACATGGGAATTGGACTGTCCGCGGAAAATGTGAATATGAACAGACTGCCAGGTACGGTGTAGTgattgtgaatttaaattagaattcaaGTTTGTTTAAAGAACCTCGAGCtggataaaattaatgttaaatttctgGCGCAGCTGAATTCTTTGAAATAACCACTTTCACTCAATCAAGTGAACGCTGTTAAAATGGCCTCTGCCTAGAAGTCTGTTCTTGACTCTTGGCTGCGgttcaattaaatgaaacgGCCCTTGAATCTCGAATTATTTGCAGTTCcaacataaatattatgctTTCAGGCTGGGATAAACATTCATACGGATATCACGGTGATGATGGGCATTCCTTTTGCTCCTCTGGCACTGGCCAACCATACGGTCCCACGTTCACAACTGGCGATGTTGTTGGGTGTGGAATCAACCTGATTGACGGCGTTTGCTTCTACACCAAGAACGGCCACAATCTTGGAACAGCTTTCACAGACCTGCCTGTAATACGACGTGATTTTGCTGCTCAAAACAGttctaattttctcttttagcaaaaattataCCCCACTGTTGGTTTGCAAACTCCAGGAGAGGTTGTCGATGCCAATTTTGGGCAGCAGCCTTTTGTCTTTGACATTGATGATGAAATGAAAGCTCTGCGAGCGAGAACGCGCGCCACCATCCAAAACTACACAATACCAGGTCCCCCTGGACAGTGGACCAACACTTTGCAAAAGTATGcgtaatttaatgaaaagttgatttcaataaatgaGTTTGGTAGTGTTGTGTGTTCATATCTGGTGCATCATGGCTACTGCTCAACTGCCGAGGCCTTTGCCAAGTCCACTGGTCAACAGTTCAACGAAGACGTTACCTCAATAAGGAACAGGCAAAGTAGGTGTTATCTTTCTTTgtataataattcattatgctcatggaaatttgattttaggaATATTAAGACTAGTGCTGGCAGGGAAAATAGGGGAAGCTATATCTGAAACGCAGCGTCTTTACCCAGGGTTGCTTGAGTCTGATCACAAGCTcatgtttcttttaaaatgcagGCAGTTTATTGAAATGGTTAGCGGAGTCGACATACCTGAGTCTTCATCGTCGTTATCGGTACTAAAATTGGCCCTAAAATTCACCTAAACCCTTCCTAAACACGGAATATATTTCTAATTGCAGTCGCCACCGAGAATAAGCACGCCACAGCAGCAGTCCGTGATTCAATCGACGAAGAGTTACAAGAAGCCCCGCTCGAATCTCGCAGCAAACTTTTCCTCTCCTGTTTCGGACATGAATGGTAATTCAAAAGAGCGCtgattttgcattaattgaaGTAGATGACGCAACAGGTTCAGAGGAAAACTCCAACAACACAAACTCGCTAAATGGTGAGAGCGACGTTGACATGGAGGCAAACAACCACAATAATGGCTGCCATCAAGACGGGCACGAGGACATGGGTATGTTCTTGgcttggatttaaaaattgtgttggCTTGAATGAAATCTTACAGAGATCGACTCGAACAACGCAAATCAAGCCAAGTCAGGCCTTTGTGGTGGGTCGAAAGCTGCCCTGGAGAGAATCTTATCCTTTGGTCAGGAGCTGAACGCTCTGAGTATGGAAGTGAACCGAGATCCACAGAGCACTCAGATGCTTCAAGATGCCTTCTCCCTCTTGGCTTACTCGGATCCATGGAAGTCGCCAGTAGGCTGGCAACTCGACCCTCAGCAAAGAGAGCCTGTCTGTGCTGCCCTTAACTCTGCCATCTTGCGTAAGGAATCCATTATTCAGCAATGCGATTGTGTTGCTCCCCCCTGGCTAAAGTACAATTATCatgattttaaagtaatttggAAATGACCAATATAATGACTGATATAAATTCATATTggggccaaaataaaaaattgactcgCACGATTTGTTTGAATAACAGCTGTTTAAGCCTCTGAAGCCTCATCAGCTGTATGTTACTTTCAAAAAGCTGATAGAATGCATATTTATGTTGCTTTTAAAGAAACTCAAAGAATTCAACGTTTTGGTTTTCatagaaataattgaaattgttaaCTCTCCAAAGATTAAAGAGATAGTCctatacaaaatatttgacagaTATAGCGAGTTACGGTGCTCTGTATgggatttaatattttgtaatcatTCAAAAGCGAATAGAGTAgccagtttttattcaattatgaGTATATTTTAAAGGTAGACTTTTTGACTGGACAAATCGTTTCCTAGACTTTTGCTGGGAAGTTGGTTAATAACTAATATCGGTTCAAGATaaagtttccaaaatttctgagctgactaagataataaaaatcgtattcttcatttttactttaacaatcaacaatatatttttggaaataaaaaataatgcattttaaaatatcaaatttcaacaTCTTTCAGGATTTGACGGggttttttttgctcttcaatTAACCATTTATGACCTACAAAGCAAGTTATATTCTCAAACAATCGCTGAAATcgtcaaatcaaaaaatttccgCAACTGTTTGTGGTTAATGTTAGAAAAAGCTTCACGAATTTGATAAGTTTGTCTAAAGATAAAACGTCAAAACCTGAGTTTCCTTGTTAGCATAGTCAAATAAACGAATTGAATGCCAAAATCTTGTGAAACCACACCACTACACCTCGAATacgtattttttctctctgttagtcataaattatgaaatagtGGATTTCTATCGAGCGGAGTAAAATTTGTACTGCTCAAACCACAATTTTTctatcgttttattttaaccaagAGTATACTTTTCCATTAGATATAGAAATGACATTTTATgagcttttaatttcgaaaaaatccTCACgccacataaaaattaattatacccTTGGTGTAATCACAATAAATCAGTTTATTCtgctctgaaataaaatttcactatTCATTTTCCAGAATCAAAATCTCTACCAAGGAGACCTCCACTGGAGATAGCTCGAGCTCACGCGCAGGAACTAGTTGCGCTGATGTCCCGGTCGGGACTCGGTTCGTGTG
This window encodes:
- the RanBPM gene encoding ran-binding protein 10 isoform X3 gives rise to the protein MGIGLSAENVNMNRLPGWDKHSYGYHGDDGHSFCSSGTGQPYGPTFTTGDVVGCGINLIDGVCFYTKNGHNLGTAFTDLPQKLYPTVGLQTPGEVVDANFGQQPFVFDIDDEMKALRARTRATIQNYTIPGPPGQWTNTLQNVVCSYLVHHGYCSTAEAFAKSTGQQFNEDVTSIRNRQRILRLVLAGKIGEAISETQRLYPGLLESDHKLMFLLKCRQFIEMVSGVDIPESSSSLSSPPRISTPQQQSVIQSTKSYKKPRSNLAANFSSPVSDMNDDATGSEENSNNTNSLNGESDVDMEANNHNNGCHQDGHEDMEIDSNNANQAKSGLCGGSKAALERILSFGQELNALSMEVNRDPQSTQMLQDAFSLLAYSDPWKSPVGWQLDPQQREPVCAALNSAILQSKSLPRRPPLEIARAHAQELVALMSRSGLGSCAFANLDELLSIP
- the LOC135940094 gene encoding serine/threonine-protein phosphatase 2A regulatory subunit B'' subunit gamma-like, which encodes MDLKELLKQNLRRLRKKKELLGQQDSNFLKHENKLFLQMLESSNSPVDSSYLSIPQFYCKLPQDDSLIAQKLREESRAMFLQRKSRQLLDNNELKALWVLLDKHHTPPLVGDEQMINYKDFLTVAELVGPKSSAYFKPSVFAKLQTKDPYGRVSIMALFNYVMRKVWLQQTRIGLSLYDITGQGYLRESDLENYILELLPTLPQLDGLEKSFHSFYVCTAVRKFFFFLDPLRTGRIRIQDVLACSFLDDLLELRDEELPKDLQDANWFSAPSALRVYGQYLNLDRDHNGMLSQEELGGYGTGTLTTVFLERVFQECLTYDGEMDYKTYLDFVLALENRAEPQALHYLFRILDVQGKGYLDVFSLNYFFRAIQQQLRLHGQEPVSFEDVKDEIFDMVRPKDSLKITLQDLLKCGHGDTMISILTDLNGFWTYENREAMAAESNETIEA
- the RanBPM gene encoding ran-binding protein 10 isoform X1 — translated: MASPNNTGQASEPAMDRLKQLYPMVNEEETPLPRCWSPKDKYNYIGLSQNNLRVHYKGHGKTHKDAASVRATHPIPAACGLYYFEVKIVSKGRDGYMGIGLSAENVNMNRLPGWDKHSYGYHGDDGHSFCSSGTGQPYGPTFTTGDVVGCGINLIDGVCFYTKNGHNLGTAFTDLPQKLYPTVGLQTPGEVVDANFGQQPFVFDIDDEMKALRARTRATIQNYTIPGPPGQWTNTLQNVVCSYLVHHGYCSTAEAFAKSTGQQFNEDVTSIRNRQRILRLVLAGKIGEAISETQRLYPGLLESDHKLMFLLKCRQFIEMVSGVDIPESSSSLSSPPRISTPQQQSVIQSTKSYKKPRSNLAANFSSPVSDMNDDATGSEENSNNTNSLNGESDVDMEANNHNNGCHQDGHEDMEIDSNNANQAKSGLCGGSKAALERILSFGQELNALSMEVNRDPQSTQMLQDAFSLLAYSDPWKSPVGWQLDPQQREPVCAALNSAILQSKSLPRRPPLEIARAHAQELVALMSRSGLGSCAFANLDELLSIP
- the RanBPM gene encoding ran-binding protein 10 isoform X2, which produces MASPNNTGQASEPAMDRLKQLYPMVNEEETPLPRCWSPKDKYNYIGLSQNNLRVHYKGHGKTHKDAASVRATHPIPAACGLYYFEVKIVSKGRDGYMGIGLSAENVNMNRLPGWDKHSYGYHGDDGHSFCSSGTGQPYGPTFTTGDVVGCGINLIDGVCFYTKNGHNLGTAFTDLPQKLYPTVGLQTPGEVVDANFGQQPFVFDIDDEMKALRARTRATIQNYTIPGPPGQWTNTLQNVVCSYLVHHGYCSTAEAFAKSTGQQFNEDVTSIRNRQRILRLVLAGKIGEAISETQRLYPGLLESDHKLMFLLKCRQFIEMVSGVDIPESSSSLSSPPRISTPQQQSVIQSTKSYKKPRSNLAANFSSPVSDMNGSEENSNNTNSLNGESDVDMEANNHNNGCHQDGHEDMEIDSNNANQAKSGLCGGSKAALERILSFGQELNALSMEVNRDPQSTQMLQDAFSLLAYSDPWKSPVGWQLDPQQREPVCAALNSAILQSKSLPRRPPLEIARAHAQELVALMSRSGLGSCAFANLDELLSIP